The stretch of DNA TTCCCTTTGCCCGTTCATAAGGCCCATACCAGTCACGACACCATTCCCATACATTGCCGCTCATATCATGAATTCCCAATTCATTGGCCTTTAAAATCCCCACAACATGGGTTTCGTCTTTTGAATTATCAATATACCAAGCCACCTCGTCTATATTGTTACTTCCCGCATAAAGATAACCTTGACCTCGCGCTCCTCCCCTGGCAGCATATTCCCATTCCGCTTCGGTGGGTAAGCGATAGTATTGACCTGTTTTCTCGCTGAGCCATTCGGCATAGGCACGGGCGCCAAACCAGCTTACACCTGTCACAGGATGTCTTTCATATCCAGGAGTGATACCAAACCCGCCTTTAATGGCTGTTATTTTTCCCGAGCCTGAATCATACCAGGCATTTCCTCCCTCCTCCTGATTCCCCTTTTCCTGCAAGAAAACAACAAATTCTTCATTGGTCACTTCGTATTTGCCCATCCAAAATTCAGTGATAGTCACCTCGCGCGTTGGTTTTTCATTCTTCTCACAGGGCGCATCGCGGTCCTCGATGCAGCCCATGGTGAAGGGGCCGCCGGGTACGCGGATCATGGCGGGTTCAAGGTAGCCCTTATCGGCAGCAGGACGCGCCTTATCTACCCGAAAAAAGGCCGCTTTGGTCGGTAGCTTACCAGCGTTGGCTATTTTCTCTAGCTCAATGGCGTAGCCGGTGTCATTTACCCTGATCTGGTAGGTCTTGCCCACCTGCATATAGCCATAAAAGAGCTCTCCTTCGCGGTCTTCTTTGCTAGCGCTTTGGTTGATTAAGACCAGGACGCTGTCCTTGGCCAGTTTGATGGGCCATATGTAGGCCTTCTCTTCAATTGACAGGTAGAAGGCGTCTCCTGTTAGGTTTCTAGGCTTTACCCAGCTATTTTGGAATAATAAGTTAAAGGCGTCATAAAGTAAGTTTCCAATAGGGGGAGGGCAGCCTCTGTTCTCGGCAGTACCTGGTACGAATGGACAGCTGTCGTCCTTATCGGCTATGCCGTCAGCATCGGCATCGGGGCAGCCATTGGTGGAACGAGGGCCAGCTTGATTGGGGCATTGGTCGGCAGCGCCAATGAGGCCATCGTTGTCGGGGTCAGGGTTGACGGGGGCTAGGGTAAAGACTTTCTGGTTCATCTTTTCCAAGGCGCCTTTGTCTATGGATTCTTGCCAGTCGACATAACCGTCTTTTTTTAGACGGAAGTTGATGATATCAGCGGCATTGGAAGGGATCGTATAGTCAAAATCACCATTGGCATCCGAAAGCGTATTGCCATAGCCCCAATTGACCTCCACCCCGGCCAGCGGAAAACGGGAAAGGGAGTCTTCCAAGCTAAAACCTAAGACCCTTCCTTTTAGGGCAATGGTTTCGATACATTCGGCCGGAGACAGCACCTTGATGGAAAGGGTAGTATTGTCCTCGCCACAGTCATTCCTTACAAAAAGCTTCACCAGGTAAGTGCCATCTGTGGCAAAGGTCCACTTAAAGGTATTCCCCGTTCCTTGTGCATTATCATAAAGGGTATTTTGTTCGGGAGGAACCTGGTTTTTTTGTATACTTTGTTGTTTGGTGCTGATATTGGTGTTTGTCCTTAATACCTCCCAACGGTATTGATATCCGGGGGTATTGCGGCTGGAGAAATTAAGCGTCAATGGAGGGCAGCCTTGGGTGACATCCGCCAAAATCTCCGCTTTGGGGACACTTAGCCTGTTAATAAGCTGGGAGACGGTACTGCTGACCAATCCGGTCGAATCACACTGCATAAAGCCACTTAGGGTGATGGTCAAACGGCTACCGCGAGTGTAGCTATGCTGGACGGAAGTAAAAGCTGAGAGGCTGTCTCGCTGTCCATCGCCCCAATCCAGTAGGAAATAATCGAAATTTTGATCGGCTTCGCTACCATTGATCAGGGTGACTACATCACCAGGGCAAACCGCCTCACTGTCAATAGAGAAAGCCACTATGGGCGCGCAGCCGACTCCACTAGGTATAAATGGGCCATAAAAAGTCTTGAGGTTGGGCGCAAGGGTGATTGCATCGAAAAAACCTTCGCTTTCGAGTTGTTCGTAAATGTCGCTGGCCAGGTCCCTGTTTCCTTGATAATGATAACAAAGGCCTTTGCCGTGAAGGGCTTCCTGCCGGATTACCGTATCTTTTTCGGCGGAGATGAAGCCTTCCTGGGCAGCCAGCAGGGCCTGAGGGTCCTGGTTATCCAAATAGTCATTGTAGGTTAATACCGTTTCATTATAGTTCGCCTTGGCTAAATTATGTTGGGCAAGGAGGTAAGGGTTTCTAAATTGGAGGGCTTTTTCAAAATAATCAATGGCTTCTTCCAATTGGGTTTGGCTAATGGCAAAGGTGGTATCCCTTCCCGCTTGCCAGGTAGCGACACCCAGGTTATTATAGATAGCAGCGCTGTCCAACAAGGTTTCTTCTTTTAAGAAATAGGCATAGTCGGCGGGGCTTTTTGCTGCTTCCACTTGGGTATTCGCAGGGGTGCCTTTTACCCAATGGTGCAGGGTGGGGGTGCCGTTGAGCAAAAGCATCAGGGCGCCTAGGAGGAGGAGCCAAATACCGGCACCCAGCGCCAGGTAAAAATGCTTATTGAAGCGCAAATCCCCGCCTTTGGCAGCAGGCATTTCACGTCCGGCTAGTTGGGGAAGATAATCTTCTAAGGTATTGACTTTCCCTTCCGTTTTGCGACTGATGGCGCTATTGAGGTCCAGGAGTTGTTTTTTGCCTAATAGCTGATGTTGTTGC from Saprospiraceae bacterium encodes:
- a CDS encoding SUMF1/EgtB/PvdO family nonheme iron enzyme, which encodes MPKSSNINFPLDTFLQRLAVEGIEVSLPQRLQLLEALRRFGQEALDDPIQLKYKIAPIIAKNGAQQDRIYTLYEEFIKTAGAYTPPPPPPYRPWWQRWPRWQLGLLALTLLLVPVIFLWSRLFPAAEEPPMQANFIAPREAIIGESVAVVNKTLNFDTAQTTFHWFLIDLDRGEIEWDSVLNEMELEIPIRAIGESPEKMIRLIAENVDKGEKVKHETRLRLICADLPAVAEIDAPTQAKEDVPLSFGINIDSVAGLNYSWDFGDEEKGEGARVSHTYAQPGLYEVTLRISRPDAEGYCEVQTSHQITIGGKAFLADINLEEDNNQGATSELNFYWMSWLLLGILLTYALYHFWRWINQPTPERTQEEVKQELDARFAHADRGPYNIPFENEESAIQVEENLFRLADRLRQRQESGRMILDVPASVRQTIDQGGFPVLLEKRTTLPPEYLFLVDEQSEGSHQAGLYQYLVQFLKDKDVYINAFWYNKTFTRFWNNDYPEGISLEQLRRLFAHHRLVVLGDGYGLIDPFGDELKVKEAYQDGFKDWASRLLLTPIPPSSWTYKEATIYQLFPVFDSDATGFAAAMQYLDTLAEEADDPSPRKSFAEWHEGQSQPPVQPDINHLDWKDAETYREYLRDYPTLYRWVCALAVYPTPNWQVTLAIGRAIDAPVNFDNLLLLSRIPWLQGQPPSPRLRQQLLDHLDPETERRARAAVKEALEDAAPRALGSHANMELQTNLAVQSFLLDPSNGEHRATIEQLQQHQLLGKKQLLDLNSAISRKTEGKVNTLEDYLPQLAGREMPAAKGGDLRFNKHFYLALGAGIWLLLLGALMLLLNGTPTLHHWVKGTPANTQVEAAKSPADYAYFLKEETLLDSAAIYNNLGVATWQAGRDTTFAISQTQLEEAIDYFEKALQFRNPYLLAQHNLAKANYNETVLTYNDYLDNQDPQALLAAQEGFISAEKDTVIRQEALHGKGLCYHYQGNRDLASDIYEQLESEGFFDAITLAPNLKTFYGPFIPSGVGCAPIVAFSIDSEAVCPGDVVTLINGSEADQNFDYFLLDWGDGQRDSLSAFTSVQHSYTRGSRLTITLSGFMQCDSTGLVSSTVSQLINRLSVPKAEILADVTQGCPPLTLNFSSRNTPGYQYRWEVLRTNTNISTKQQSIQKNQVPPEQNTLYDNAQGTGNTFKWTFATDGTYLVKLFVRNDCGEDNTTLSIKVLSPAECIETIALKGRVLGFSLEDSLSRFPLAGVEVNWGYGNTLSDANGDFDYTIPSNAADIINFRLKKDGYVDWQESIDKGALEKMNQKVFTLAPVNPDPDNDGLIGAADQCPNQAGPRSTNGCPDADADGIADKDDSCPFVPGTAENRGCPPPIGNLLYDAFNLLFQNSWVKPRNLTGDAFYLSIEEKAYIWPIKLAKDSVLVLINQSASKEDREGELFYGYMQVGKTYQIRVNDTGYAIELEKIANAGKLPTKAAFFRVDKARPAADKGYLEPAMIRVPGGPFTMGCIEDRDAPCEKNEKPTREVTITEFWMGKYEVTNEEFVVFLQEKGNQEEGGNAWYDSGSGKITAIKGGFGITPGYERHPVTGVSWFGARAYAEWLSEKTGQYYRLPTEAEWEYAARGGARGQGYLYAGSNNIDEVAWYIDNSKDETHVVGILKANELGIHDMSGNVWEWCRDWYGPYERAKGTVNNPSGPNNGSYRVLRGGSWYSKPANLRCAFRSVNTPGSRYSYGGFRLSRAAR